A part of Synechococcus sp. KORDI-49 genomic DNA contains:
- a CDS encoding DUF2301 domain-containing membrane protein, translating into MSTADPQFDGVYGPYTINEQDRREVQRYRIALLISGLAMSGGVLHWWALGGSWAWLWLLPLTAGIGLALKWIHIYLRPLHRALQLFWLLGCAGWGALLITAGPADALATLAGRPLWILAVGPLFAALAGIGFKEFFCFQRPEAIGLTLLLPLALLGRLVGLLGDESGLVLVGVAGLLLVVLALRKFGIEAAADVGDKSVFAYLDGQLSAGTP; encoded by the coding sequence ATGAGCACGGCCGACCCCCAGTTCGACGGTGTCTACGGCCCGTACACGATCAACGAGCAGGATCGCCGGGAGGTGCAGCGCTACCGCATCGCCCTTCTGATCTCGGGCCTGGCGATGAGCGGAGGAGTGCTGCATTGGTGGGCCCTCGGAGGATCCTGGGCCTGGCTGTGGCTGCTGCCCCTGACCGCCGGGATCGGTCTGGCACTGAAGTGGATTCACATCTACCTGAGGCCGTTGCACCGCGCACTCCAGCTGTTCTGGTTGCTGGGATGTGCCGGATGGGGGGCCTTGCTGATCACAGCGGGACCTGCTGATGCCCTCGCCACACTGGCCGGCAGGCCGCTCTGGATCCTGGCCGTCGGGCCACTCTTCGCGGCCCTGGCGGGAATCGGCTTCAAGGAATTCTTCTGCTTCCAGAGACCGGAGGCGATCGGTCTCACTCTGCTGCTTCCCCTGGCGTTGCTGGGTCGTCTCGTCGGTCTGCTCGGCGACGAATCCGGGCTGGTGCTGGTGGGTGTTGCCGGCCTGCTTCTGGTCGTGCTGGCTCTGCGGAAATTCGGCATCGAAGCCGCTGCGGATGTCGGCGACAAGAGCGTCTTTGCTTATCTGGACGGTCAGCTGTCTGCCGGGACCCCGTGA
- a CDS encoding glutathione S-transferase C-terminal domain-containing protein, with protein sequence MSIPPIVVMAARSGWRWQWSRLMGGLGPADAAGNYCRPVSDHLEAERPDQAQLRGRSEQQRPHLIIGRSCPWAHRTWLVHRLRGLGDSLTVLMATADHRAGRWQLDPAWLGCSSLLDLYRACSAPPSHRATVPALVDPQGPRILGNESAQLVELLNRWPASEDAPDLDPPDHQEMIQRWQTLLQPAVNDGVYRCGFARGQLAYDRAETALFEALEQVEQALAERGPWLCGETLTLADVRLFPTLIRWELVYSPLFGCSRRPLWQFPHLWAWRRRFHDLPGVAETCDAKAWRQDYFGALFPLNPGGIVPAGPELSTLVNSTIPEA encoded by the coding sequence ATGTCGATCCCTCCGATCGTGGTGATGGCCGCCCGCTCAGGGTGGCGATGGCAATGGAGCCGGCTGATGGGAGGCCTGGGTCCTGCTGATGCTGCTGGGAACTACTGCCGGCCGGTCAGTGATCATCTCGAGGCTGAACGACCCGACCAAGCGCAGCTGAGGGGCCGCTCCGAACAGCAGCGGCCCCATCTGATCATCGGCCGCAGCTGTCCATGGGCCCATCGCACCTGGCTGGTGCATCGCCTGAGAGGTCTGGGAGACAGCCTGACCGTGCTCATGGCGACGGCTGATCACCGCGCAGGACGCTGGCAACTGGATCCGGCCTGGCTCGGCTGCAGCAGCCTGCTGGACCTCTACAGAGCCTGCTCGGCACCACCAAGTCATCGGGCCACGGTGCCGGCTCTGGTGGATCCCCAGGGACCACGCATTCTCGGCAACGAAAGTGCACAGCTGGTGGAGCTGCTGAACCGCTGGCCCGCCTCCGAGGATGCTCCGGACCTCGATCCTCCTGATCATCAGGAGATGATCCAGCGGTGGCAGACCCTGCTGCAGCCGGCGGTGAACGACGGTGTCTACCGCTGCGGTTTCGCCCGGGGCCAGCTGGCTTACGACCGTGCTGAAACAGCTCTGTTCGAGGCTCTGGAACAGGTGGAGCAGGCGCTGGCGGAGAGGGGTCCGTGGCTGTGCGGCGAGACCCTGACCCTGGCGGATGTCCGACTCTTCCCAACGTTGATCCGTTGGGAACTGGTCTATTCCCCTCTCTTCGGCTGCAGCCGGAGACCCCTCTGGCAGTTTCCGCATCTATGGGCCTGGCGCAGGCGCTTCCACGACCTGCCCGGAGTGGCTGAAACCTGCGATGCCAAGGCCTGGCGTCAGGATTATTTCGGAGCCCTGTTTCCCCTCAATCCAGGGGGCATCGTTCCAGCCGGCCCGGAGCTGAGCACACTGGTGAACAGCACCATCCCTGAGGCATGA
- a CDS encoding aspartoacylase, with amino-acid sequence MTASDVLLVAGTHGNEVNAPWLLEAWQRTPDLMDAHGLTVQPLIGNPDARAANRRYIDRDLNRSFLPERFASDESEALELARARSLVQLHGPHGTHPCRVALDLHSTTAAMGSCLVVYGRRPADLALASLVQGALGLPVYLHEADDRQTGFLVECWPCGLVIEVGPVPQSLLDVRIVEQTRLAVETCLASLAAARRAAGRYPRQLVVHRHRCSLDLPRRDGNQISGLLHGDRLGRDWQPLASEDPLFVELCGQGLPAIQGFDGEMGDVPVFINEAAYAEKRIALSLTRREVWPVEDAWRTALEQLLKS; translated from the coding sequence ATGACGGCGTCGGACGTTCTTCTTGTGGCCGGGACCCATGGCAACGAGGTGAACGCGCCATGGCTGCTGGAGGCCTGGCAGAGGACGCCTGATCTGATGGATGCCCATGGCCTCACGGTTCAGCCGCTGATCGGCAATCCCGATGCGCGAGCGGCCAATCGCCGGTACATCGACCGTGATCTCAACCGCAGCTTTCTGCCGGAACGTTTCGCCTCTGATGAGAGTGAAGCGCTGGAGCTTGCCCGGGCCCGGTCCCTGGTGCAGCTGCATGGTCCACACGGCACGCATCCCTGCCGGGTGGCCCTCGATCTGCACAGCACCACGGCGGCCATGGGCAGTTGTCTGGTGGTTTATGGCCGTCGGCCTGCTGATCTGGCTCTGGCGAGCCTCGTGCAGGGTGCGCTCGGACTGCCGGTGTATCTGCATGAGGCTGATGATCGTCAGACCGGTTTCCTCGTGGAGTGCTGGCCCTGTGGTCTGGTGATCGAGGTGGGTCCGGTGCCGCAGTCGCTTCTGGATGTTCGGATCGTTGAACAGACCCGTCTGGCGGTGGAAACCTGCCTGGCCTCTCTGGCAGCAGCGCGCAGGGCGGCAGGGCGTTACCCACGACAGCTCGTGGTGCATCGCCATCGCTGCAGCCTGGATCTGCCGAGACGTGACGGGAATCAGATTTCAGGCCTGCTGCATGGTGATCGTCTCGGCCGGGACTGGCAGCCGCTGGCGTCCGAGGACCCTCTGTTCGTTGAACTCTGCGGACAGGGGCTGCCGGCGATTCAGGGCTTCGATGGCGAGATGGGCGATGTTCCCGTGTTCATCAATGAGGCCGCTTACGCCGAGAAGCGAATCGCTCTGTCGCTGACCCGGCGGGAGGTTTGGCCTGTGGAAGACGCCTGGCGGACGGCCCTCGAGCAGTTGCTGAAGAGCTGA